Sequence from the Amphiprion ocellaris isolate individual 3 ecotype Okinawa chromosome 1, ASM2253959v1, whole genome shotgun sequence genome:
GAGGAGAGGAGTCTGATTCTCTGGACTTTacctgtgaagcagcagcagaggagagtcCAGATGAGGATGCAGATCAGAGTCATGTTTTTGATGAGGAGGATTTCTGTGTCTTCTGTTGTCATGGAGGACAGCTGTCAGTCCTCCAGAGTTCAAGTGTCAGGATTATAAAGTCTCCCAGAGCAGTGGAACATGGAGCTGCTGATGCAAAGTGGTTCTCTATGGAAATGTCTGACTGACTCCAGCAGAGACTTGGATCACTGTGATGATGCTGATTATCAATGGAACTGATGGGAAATTTTTAGCCAAATAAACGACGCCTCAATCAGGTTGTATCACTGTGGTGGACTTTTGGTGGAGGAACCAGACTGGATGTACACTGTATGTAATACTAAATatgttattgtttaaaaaaaaaaaaaaaacaaaaacttgtttAGAAACCATTTTTGATGGTTTGAAGCAGAGAAAAGCGGATTTTTAAGTGCACCTCATAATTAGTAttaaagtttttatttgtcCTCATGGAGTTTAACTCAGATCAGCTTTTCTAAACCTCATGTCCGCATTTAATTTCATATtgaaatttaatgatttataatctagaaaacataaaactttATTCCTGCTATTATTAGGATGATAAGCGGTTCACTTTTATTAaggaaaaatgtacaatttacaATTCAATGTGAAATGATGTTAAAAGATGACCAAAATATAGAACATTGTATGTTTGTtaggtgtttttctttttgtttcttctaaATATTTGAAAGTAACGTTTTgttcagacttttggtgactgtaattaaaactattcttGTAAAAATTTCCACATTTGCTAGTTTTATTTCCAGAGCAGTTTGACATATTTCAGTACAAGATGAAATGATTCTCTCTGGGCTGATTTCCATGAGAGCTTTCTTAAAGGGAACTGAAAcaatgtgtgagtgagtgactgCTGGAGCAGAAAAAGCATCTGACAGAAACTCCTTCAAGGACTAAACCAACCGTCTCACAGTGAAGGTGTCCACGTGTGTGAGGTTTGATTGACAGCTGTGTGCTCCCTTTCCTCTAAGCTGATTGGTGTCTCCTAGGTGATGTCCGTCCCACCCTGACGGTGCTGCCCCCCTCcagtgaggagctgcagcaggggaAGGCCACGCTCATGTGTCTGGCCAACAAGGGCTTCCCCTCAGACTGGAGTCTGTCCTGGAAGgtgctacaaatgtagtttaccaccatcagagtgagaatgtgtgagtgaatgaataatggattcattgtaaagcgctttgagtgccttgaaaagtgctatataaatccattattattattaatgggTATGTACTGTTTTGTAGCTAGTTAGTAGCTCAGACAATAACTGCCAAACCTGAAATAAAACTTAATGATTTGTCCTAACCATATTAGATTATCTAACAAACAACAGGTAGTCTGACTATGTGTATCATTCAGTAGTTAAACTGATTTAGATTTTAACACACTGATATTAgctattttaaacataaaagatGGACTTTTGCCAGCTTTAAAGAAGTGAAGCTAGTGTAAGAGTGTCTTAAACCTACAATCTCTTGGACCCCTACAAccttcatttcaaaataaatagaGATAAAAGTTCTGAAGAACAATATCGGACTGATCTGTTGAGTATCCCTTCTAGAGAAGCTTCCATCCAACACTGTGACTTTGCTAAGATCACTTCTTTCATCTGTCTTGCTGTAAAGCTGAACAAGAGATtggatatttttatatttaatgctATATTCACTGCAATGTAAGCACATTATTTTAGATTTCAGCCAACACTTTTCAGCTGGCAATGAATTCCTTTCAGGACTTCCACTGCACTTTAAAGGTGTAGGACAATTTATCACCTTTCAGGGCTTGAATGTCATCTGAACCTTCAGCTCATTGACCTCTTTTCACTTGACTTTATCATGCGCTGAAACTTTCTAAAGGATTGAATTAGTGACCAGCAacaagtttaaaatgtttttctcatcCAAGCAAATGAACACTGAATAGTTTTAAACAGTTTATATATCAGTGTATATAGTGTGTTGTTGAGCAAACTATATTCTTTCAGATGaatattgttgttcaaaagAAAAGTGGGTTTTATCTTGGAGGAATATGCACTGATCAGTCACATCATTCAAACTTGTCGGGCCATGAACAGAGGACCTCTGTGGTGTCTAGCACAGCAACGCTGGCAGAAGATTCTTTGGATCCTGTAGTTTGAGGCCTCTGTAGATCGGACATGTTCCAATGCAACAAACAGATGCTCGATTAGATTTGGTTTCGAGGACTTTGTAGGTGGGGCCATTACTTTGggttctttgtcatgttcctcaagccaATCCTGAGCAGCTTTAGGACTGTTATGCCAGGagaggctgctgctgtcagtgagTGCTGGTACCATGGAGTGTATGGAGTCTGCAGCTATGCTCAGCCAGTTGCTGTGTGTCAAAGTacggtcattccagaattggatgacatttgggcttcaaaatttttgaaaaataaactagtCTTTTcctaatatgcataacagggttgcatgaggtagagtgagacattcagtcaaggctgacaatgttatgaaaatatgaaaaatagaagagaggacgtACCTTTGCTCTTCCCATTCTtttagaaaactgtttgatgatgttaattccagcgtatcatgtgattcactgttttcttcttcttttaccagctaaaaaggttgtGGTAACAGGGTTGTGtgacatgttgtgggacacacgttccatgcataataattactatttaaaatattatgttgatttagaaaaatgctcccacaattacaagaaacattaatgaaaaaaaaattatacctttttagatttggtctcaggataAGTACATTTATGCAACAACTGcctgttttagtattttgtacatggattatttgaaatttcatgggtgggatgtaaaatgtcttccagttctggaatgacccagtaACATCTACATGAATGCCAGCACCTATGCCAGAACAATAGTATATGgtaatgagatgatcaatgttatgctattttatttaaatgctgCGGACGATTGCCATATAAATGTGCACAATATCAtgcaattattttacaaaaataaaatcccaACTTACTTTATTGTCACTTGTAACAAATTAAATAACATTTCTGGCCTCAGCATTTTTTAGTGACCAATTTAGCataatttaatttcaataaCTGGGAGTAGATTTGGAAATtaacagtgggaaaaaaaaatgaacacaaatgcaACAGAATGCAACCAAATGCCATTATTAATTGAGCGATCCTTGatttcaaaaaacagaaatgtacatataatttatatatttaccaATTTGGGCAACTTTAAGCCAAAAGCCATAATTTTACTTACATTTAGTTAATTCAGTTTCCATTTCCACctctaatacacacacactcacacaaaacaGCACTGTTGTTCACATTACTGATGTATCCAAGAGTAAAAGCGTACTACTGCTGTAACACTGTGATGATACCTGGCAGAGGCAAAGCAACCCTGTAGTGATGTTGACTGCTGTGGTGGAGTGGTatcttgttaaaaaaacacTGCTACTGAGAAAGTAACCATCATCACCAACATATATCcccatgtatttttaaaaatggccctTTTAATTCTGAGAACTTGCAGGTAAATAACCAGGAAAGAACACAGTACCTTTTTGACATCCATCTATTATACAAACCTTAATTTGTGCTAAAGTCAGCATTGCCACATTATTGATAAACCCACAAAAGTTTCTAGTTGAGAATTTGGCACAGCTATGAAAGTGAAACCTAGTATTCAGTTTTCTTGTTAGGTATAAAATACACCAATATACACTGTGATTGTGTTTGCGAGGTCTGACTGTCTTGAAAAGTCCACAAGGAGCCAAAGCTCAATCTTGATAACGAACCTCTGCTCTGAGTTCCTTTGTGATGTAGCTGAGCAGTGCAGCAGTGACCTGCTGCTGGAGAGTGCTGTTGCCCATTACAAGAGCAAGGAGCTGAGCTGCATCTGTCCAGTCCAGGCTGCCTAACACTGCCATGATGTCCTTATAGAGCTTCTCTTGCTGGTTAGGAGGCAACTCCATCAGGATCTGAGGCAGAGGCTTGAACTCACCGCTGGTCATCCAGCTGCCCAATAGACCGCCGActgctccacctggtggagaCACAGAGAAATATGTGGATCAGTGGTTTTAGTATTAATCAAATACAAGTAGGTACTAGTATGACACTAAACTGCaagataacagaaaacacaattgaTGATGAATTATGAGAGTTAACTTAGGTGATAAttagatatatttttattactaaAGTATCCCATGACAactcaaaacaaagcaaaccaaAGCAGTTGAAGCCCGATATATCTTATTTGTCTGTGCCAGAGAGCTGCGTTGttgctttaaaataacaaacaccAATGAAACACACTGATACACTGGGTGGTCTGTTCATTCATTACTATGGACATGGCCACTGTGATAACATTATCCAGCAGACAGTGTTCTGTTAAAAAGAGGAGATAAGATCTCAAAACTTCCTGCTAGCTTCCCATGCAATAAGTCACATAGGAATATTAAAattaagttgtgtttttgttgttgttgattctGGCTATCAGTCTTACTGTCATAAACAATTGTGGGAAAATCACAAGTTCACTGTGATCGCCTGTCTGATTTTGGATTTCCAACAATTTAacgctgaaaaaaaatgccgcAATTCTGTCAGTTTTCTGCTAGTCAATGACCCGAGACATAAGTTTCATAACACAATGTCTTAAATATGTCCTCCTGGATTAGTCAATCTTCAGATACCCTCATCTGTAAATAATAATCAACTCCAACATTTCCATTTTCCTTTGAGGCATGTGGCACTAAAAATCTCAGAGCCCCATGAGCTTACCAACTGCAATCCCTGGAGGTCCACCGAGCATCCCGCCTACAAAGGCAGCTCCTCCTGCCACCACTGCTCCTTTGGTGGAGTTTTTCACAGCAACCTTGATTTGATGATGAGCTGATAATTCACAGCACAAATGCATGACGTTATCCATTCGTGGAGACATCTCTGTGTCGAGGCACTGCTAAGACAGGACAGAGGATGGTCAATGTTAACATGGTGTCctatttaaaaacagacaatgaGAAAACAGACTCATTGTTAGTGGCTCAGAATAGAA
This genomic interval carries:
- the LOC111574037 gene encoding protein C19orf12 homolog, encoding MSPRMDNVMHLCCELSAHHQIKVAVKNSTKGAVVAGGAAFVGGMLGGPPGIAVGGAVGGLLGSWMTSGEFKPLPQILMELPPNQQEKLYKDIMAVLGSLDWTDAAQLLALVMGNSTLQQQVTAALLSYITKELRAEVRYQD